Proteins encoded together in one Drosophila willistoni isolate 14030-0811.24 chromosome XR unlocalized genomic scaffold, UCI_dwil_1.1 Seg105, whole genome shotgun sequence window:
- the LOC6645011 gene encoding DEAD-box ATP-dependent RNA helicase 20: MNMYNGQMNAYGGGGIGAGMPTQRMGPPGGGGAMFQRNRSAPYPGFNGSGGGSGPMNGGGPRRPGGPGTMSANRDNQNRPPSMHGSYLPKIVWSEVNLTPFRKNFYKPCDTVLARTQGETDSYLSSNEITIKGIEVPTPSIAFEEGGFPDYVMNEVRKQGFAKPTAIQAQGWPIALSGRDLVGVAQTGSGKTLAYILPAVVHINNQPRLERGDGPIALVLAPTRELAQQIQQVASEFGSNTQVRNTCIFGGAPKGQQARDLERGVEIVIATPGRLIDFLERGTTSLKRCTYLVLDEADRMLDMGFEPQIRKIMQQIRPDRQVLMWSATWPKEVRQLAEEFLNNYIQVNIGSLSLSANHNIRQIVDVCDESEKIVKLINLLTDISAESETKTIIFVETKKRVDEITRNISRQGWRACAIHGDKSQQERDFVLSSFRNGRHSILVATDVAARGLDVDDVKFVINYDYPSNSEDYVHRIGRTGRSNNTGTAYTLFTHSNANKANDLIQVLREANQTINPKLMNMAMSGGGYQKRNGGGMGGYRSGGNGGYQGRNQQMGGGYNNNSNGVNNYRNNNSNHNINGRIGGYNGVGGGGGGVAGTPPTRYDQKQRSSPPNLQGGYRNGYQQGPHNPHQPQQQPSSGGNVPFSRFNPNAACFEPKSQNPAAVASGQVKPQQQVAPDTAAAIAAANYGADQKRSRFSPYNMNFAQMPPPPLPHQQQHQQQQPQQQQAQQQQQHQQHQQQQHQPYGQYSSMSTGMATVSLNGNAAAAAGYGQVAQYAAMPTQVAPSYMMTNGAGDIFAYPPPPLPDQN; the protein is encoded by the exons ATGAATAT GTATAACGGACAAATGAACGCGTACGGAGGCGGTGGCATTGGTGCTGGCATGCCCACTCAACGCATGGGTCCGCCTGGAGGTGGCGGAGCCATGTTTCAACGAAATCGGTCAGCTCCCTATCCGGGATTTAATGGCAGTGGTGGCGGCAGCGGGCCGATGAATGGCGGTGGTCCTCGGCGCCCTGGTGGCCCCGGGACCATGTCAGCCAATCGTGACAATCAAAATCGTCCGCCTTCAATGCATGGCTCCTACTTGCCAAAGATTGTGTGGTCCGAGGTCAACTTGACGCCATTCCGCAAGAATTTCTATAAGCCCTGCGATACGGTGCTGGCTCGCACCCAGGGAGAAACGGACAGCTATCTAAGTAGCAATGAGATCACCATCAAGGGCATAGAGGTTCCGACGCCCAGCATTGCATTCGAAGAGGGAGGCTTCCCCGATTATGTGATGAACGAGGTGCGCAAACAGGGATTCGCCAAGCCCACGGCCATACAAGCTCAGGGTTGGCCCATTGCTCTTAGTGGCCGTGATTTGGTGGGCGTTGCTCAGACTGGTTCGGGCAAAACTCTGGCCTACATTCTACCCGCTGTGGTGCACATAAACAATCAGCCTCGTCTGGAGCGCGGCGATGGGCCCATTGCTCTAGTATTGGCGCCCACCCGTGAGTTGGCCCAACAGATCCAGCAGGTGGCCAGTGAGTTTGGCAGCAATACACAAGTGCGCAACACTTGCATATTTGGTGGCGCTCCAAAGGGGCAGCAGGCTCGAGATCTGGAACGCGGCGTAGAGATTGTAATTGCTACTCCAGGTCGCTTGATTGATTTCCTGGAGCGTGGAACCACATCGCTGAAGCGGTGCACCTATCTTGTCCTTGACGAGGCCGATCGAATGCTTGACATGGGCTTTGAGCCTCAAATTCGTAAGATAATGCAGCAAATACGACCGGATCGGCAGGTTCTGATGTGGTCAGCCACCTGGCCGAAGGAGGTGCGCCAATTGGCCGAGGAATTTCTTAATAATTACATTCAGGTTAATATTGGATCTCTCTCGCTGAGTGCCAATCACAATATACGTCAGATTGTCGATGTCTGCGATGAGTCCGAGAAGATAGTGAAGCTCATCAATTTGCTGACCGACATCTCAGCAGAGAGTGAGACTAAAACCATTATTTTTGTGGAAACCAAGAAGCGTGTCGATGAGATTACCCGCAATATTTCGCGACAGGGTTGGCGGGCCTGTGCCATTCACGGCGACAAATCGCAGCAGGAACGTGATTTCGTATTATCCAGCTTCCGGAATGGCCGACACTCGATATTAGTCGCCACAGATGTGGCTGCCCGCGGCTTGG ATGTTGACGATGTCAAGTTTGTTATCAACTATGATTATCCTTCGAACTCGGAGGATTATGTGCATCGCATTGGACGGACAGGACGTTCGAATAACACAGGGACGGCCTATACCTTATTCACCCACTCCAATGCAAACAAGGCCAATGATCTGATTCAGGTTCTGCGTGAGGCAAATCAG ACCATCAATCCCAAGCTGATGAACATGGCGATGAGTGGTGGAGGCTATCAGAAGCGCAATGGTGGTGGAATGGGCGGCTATCGCAGTGGCGGCAATGGTGGTTATCAAGGACGAAATCAGCAAATGGGCGGAGGCTATAACAACAATTCAAATGGCGTCAACAATTATCgaaacaacaatagcaatCATAATATTAATGGCCGCATCGGTGGATACAATGGcgtaggaggaggaggtggaggagTAGCTGGTACACCACCCACACGCTATGATCAGAAGCAGAGGTCGTCGCCACCTAACCTGCAGGGAGGCTACCGTAATGGCTACCAACAGGGTCCACATAATCCACACCAGCCCCAGCAGCAACCCAGCAGTGGCGGAAATGTGCCCTTCTCTAGGTTTAATCCCAATGCAGCCTGCTTTGAGCCCAAATCACAGAATCCAGCTGCAGTGGCAAGCGGCCAAGTGAAACCCCAGCAACAGGTGGCACCagacacagcagcagcaattgccGCTGCCAATTACGGTGCAGATCAGAAGCGTTCCCGTTTCTCGCCTTACAATATGAACTTTGCTCAGATGCCGCCGCCGCCATTGCCccaccagcagcaacaccagcaacagcaacctcaacagcagcaggcccaacagcaacaacaacaccaacagcaccagcagcagcagcatcaacccTATGGCCAATATTCATCAATGTCCACAGGCATGGCCACTGTATCATTAAATGGcaatgcagcagcagcagccggtTATGGGCAAGTTGCTCAATATGCGGCCATGCCCACTCAAGTGGCTCCTTCTTATATGATGACGAATGGAGCTGGTGATATCTTTGCCTATCCGCCGCCTCCGTTGCCTGATCAAAACTAA
- the LOC6645012 gene encoding uncharacterized protein LOC6645012 has protein sequence MSDNSHQQFSGAIEPRSGNKKQEDKQVRWCSRLEQQLTRQERSTKFPIVGALVHKALRRREKEKAEAQSRSDCNNNNTTTSDSESKEESGKMVLPFGLGPDGHHVDAIQSAPSAPSAPAAHLVMPPPYARGQTNIYTGVPIIVNPYIDFIVVNGDDRYMIRCERKSVLERSVELAKLIHAGPNSGRKSDNHFQILNVDKNDFELIVRYMEKHFIPYRDHKHLLKILELADRFNVPDLIIYCIRELDLSISSATALDIFKALWFYQGIALTNQHQTVITTQETGLQLARKQASKAKAKQAAAAQNSTAHENGADGDGAQKNLIPNPNPFTTEDYGVALLHNTLQLIDMHAELLLSMREIADLRFEELETLVKRETLQLRSELTLFECLATWSLAECARKNLDATPENRRTVLGPLCLTPRYLRMSSAEFRRCCERIELLPPLETSLVSDALEGKKLKNLTDQQTELLDKFRQPRAEYARMPVHLSDRSSPKNYPKKMRLAHEGRPTEEGCWEKAGMNCLRVFVCIFD, from the exons aTGTCTGACAATTCCCACCAACAGTTCTCCGGTGCAATAGAGCCGCGCTCTGGCAATAAAAAGCAAGAAGATAAACAAGTCCGCTGGTGCAGTCGCTTGGAGCAGCAGCTGACCAGGCAGGAGCGCTCAACAAAGTTTCCTATAGTGGGCGCCTTGGTCCATAAGGCTCTGCGGCGGCGTGAGAAGGAGAAGGCTGAGGCCCAGTCTAGAAGcgactgcaacaacaacaataccaCCACCAGTGACAGCGAATCGAAGGAAGAGTCGGGTAAAATGGTTCTACCCTTTGGTCTTGGCCCCGATGGCCATCATGTCGATGCCATACAAAGTGCTCCCAGTGCTCCGAGTGCCCCGGCAGCGCATCTGGTGATGCCACCGCCATATGCCCGTGGCCAAACGAATATCTACACGGGAGTTCCGATTATTGTGAATCCTTACATCGATTTTATTGTCGTCAATGGTGACGACCGCTACATGATCCGATGCGAAAGAAAATCGGTGCTGGAGCGCAGCGTGGAATTGGCCAAGCTAATACACGCCGGACCGAATAGCGGACGAAAGAGCGACAACCATTTTCAGATACTCAATGTGGATAAGAATGACTTTGAGTTAATTGTGCGATACATGGAAAAACATTTCATACCCTATCGGGATCACAAGCATCTGTTGAAAATCTTAGAACTAGCCGATCGTTTCAATGTACCCGACCTG ATCATCTACTGCATCCGCGAACTTGATCTCAGCATCTCGAGTGCCACAGCCCTGGACATATTTAAGGCTCTATGGTTCTACCAGGGCATCGCTCTGACCAACCAGCATCAGACGGTAATCACCACCCAAGAGACAGGATTGCAGTTGGCTCGCAAGCAGGCCTCCAAGGCCAAGGCCAAACAGGCGGCGGCCGCCCAGAACTCCACTGCACATGAAAATGGGGCCGATGGCGATGGAGCTCAAAAAAATCTCATACCGAATCCGAATCCCTTTACCACCGAGGACTATGGCGTGGCTCTACTCCACAACACCCTCCAATTGATTGACATGCATGCTGAACTCTTGCTTTCGATGCGTGAAATCGCTGATCTCCGTTTCGAGGAGCTGGAGACTCTAGTGAAACGCGAAACGCTGCAACTACGCTCCGAGCTCACCCTCTTCGAATGCCTGGCCACGTGGAGTCTGGCCGAGTGCGCCCGCAAGAATCTCGATGCCACTCCAGAAAATCGTCGCACTGTTCTGGGACCCTTATGTCTGACACCCAGATACTTGCGCATGAGCTCCGCCGAGTTCCGACGTTGTTGCGAGAGAATCGAACTGCTCCCGCCCCTGGAGACTTCACTGGTCAGCGATGCACTAGAGG GCAAAAAGCTGAAAAATCTGACAGATCAGCAAACAGAGCTGCTGGATAAGTTCCGACAGCCACGAGCTGAATATGCCCGCATGCCAGTGCATCTCAGTGATCGGAGTAGCCCAAAGAACTATCCAAAGAAGATGAGATTGGCCCACGAGGGTCGACCCACAGAGGAGGGTTGCTGGGAAAAGGCTGGCATGAATTGTCTGCGTGTGTTCGTTTGCATATTCGATTGA